GTCCCAGCTGCGCCCCACCATTCCGCCAGGCGCGCCTGCACACAACACACCTCCTGCGCGTTCAGTGGAACCTGCGCCGATCGCGCCGTTCTGGGAGCACTCGCGCCCCGTAGAGCGGGCCGCTACCGGATTCAACACCGTTTACGATCCGAATCGCGAGCCTGCGCCGGGCTCTGCATCGGCCATGCTCCCGATAGCTCAACCAATTGCGCGAACTGAGCCTGCTGCCGCACCGCGGCCGGTTTCGCCATTCTCGCAGCCGCCGGTTATCGGCGACCCAACCCGCGGACGCAGAGCGCAGGACGACTTCACCATGGATCGTTCCGTTGGCTTCCCAGCGATTCAGCGGGCTGGAACCGGTGCGCAGCCGCCGTATTTTGGAGAGCAACAGCTTCCGCCATCGCCGCAGATCGCCGAATCCGGCCCCAATACGCCATTTTCCGCCGATCCCGCGGGTCCGGCGTGGTTTTATGCTCCCGCAGCTTCTGCTGAGCCTCAACCGCAGTTCGGCAATCCTGTGCAGCTACCCTCGGTCGCAGAGACGCTTCAGCACTCCCGCGAGCGCGTCGCCGCTCGCTGGTATGCGCTCAAGGGGGTCTTCGAGCAGCCGGGTGAAACGGTGGAGCAGGTTCCCGTTCGCCAGAAAGAGATTCGCACTCCCGTCCTTGCCGTCTTCTCGCTTGCGGGTGGCGTCGGCAAGACCAGTCTCGTCGCCACCATTGGAAGGTCCCTCTCCTCGCTTGGGGAAAAGGTACTGCTTACCGATACGACCTCACACGGTCTGCTTCCGTTCTACTTTGGCGCCAGCGAGCTCAGACAGGGAACGGTCCGCACCTTCTCGCCGCCCAGCGGCAGCACAGACGCGCCGATCTATCTGGTCAGCTACGACGTTCCCACGGAGAAGGCTGAGCAGCCGGAGAAGGAAAAGCTGGTTGAAGACATCCTCAACAACAATCGCGGAACCCATCGCATCATGCTGGATCTTACCGTCAATTCGGCATGGATCATCCGCTACATGGCCCGCATGAATCCGACAGTGCTGGTTCCGCTGGCCCCCGACATGAATTCGGTCATCAGCCTTCAAGCCATAGAGAAGTTCTTCCAGGGGATGGTCGACGCCGACGGACGGCCTTTGCAGCCCTACTACCTGATCAATCAATTCGATGTCTCGCTGCCGCTGCATCTCGATGTGCGAGAGGTGCTGCGCCGCCAGCTTGGCGACCGCCTCCTGCCGTTCGTCATCCACCGCGCGCCCGAGGTCTCCGAGGCCCTGGCCGAAGGAATGACGGTCGTCGACTATGCGCCGGAGTCGCCGGTTTCGGGAGATTACATGAATGTCGCAACCTGGCTGCGCACCGTTGCGGCCCCTGCCACGGCAGGTTTCCGCAATGTGCGCTGGAGTGAGCGATGAGCGATTCGCCACTCTGGCGCGAGTTTGAATCCGGCGATGGGCTTCTCCTCAGGTTGCTCCGCTTTGTCATTGTCGTGGCGGGCATCGTCTTCCTGTTTTCGACGGCGATCCTCGAGCTGACCTGGCCGCAGCAGCTTGTCCTTGGTCTGCTGACCGTCCTTGTCGCCATCTGGATGGACCGCAGTTCCAGTTCTTACCTCGTCACGCTGACGCTGATGATTGCGTCCATGTACTCGACCTTCCGGTACGGGTTCTGGCGTATCGCGACGACAGGCAAGTTCTTCTTCGATCCCGGCTCCAAGTGGAGCGTTCTCGACGGCTTCTTCATCTCCATGCTGCTGCTGGCCGAGGCCTACGCCTTCATCATCCTCTTCCTCGGCTATCTTCAGACCGTCTGGCCGCTGCGGCGCACCCCTGTGCCGCTTCCGGAAGACCCACATGTCTGGCCCTCGGTCGATCTGCTGATCCCCACTTACAACGAGCCTCTCAGCGTGGTGAAGTACACCGCACTCGCCTCGATGAATATCGACTGGCCCGCCGACAAGCTCAATGTCTATATTCTCGACGACGGCAAGCGCGAGGAGTTTCGCAAGTTCGCCGAAGAGGCCGGCATCGGCTACATGACGCGCGACGACAACGCCCACGCGAAGGCCGGCAACATCAACCGCGCGCTTGCCCGGCTCGACTCGCCCTTTGTCGCCATCTTCGACTGCGATCACGTCCCCACGCGCAGCTTCCTGCAAGTTACACTCGGCTGGTTTCTTCGCGACAACAAGCTGGCGATGCTCCAGACGCCGCACCACTTCTATTCGCCCGACCCGTTCGAGCGCAACCTCGGCCAGTTCCGCACCATCCCCAATGAAGGAGAGCTCTTCTACGGTATCGTCCAGGACGGCAACGACTTCTGGAACGCGACCTTCTTCTGCGGCTCCTGCGCCATCCTGCGCCGCACCGCGCTCGACGAGATCGGCGGCATCGCCGTCGAGACCGTCACCGAAGACGCCCACACCTCGCTGCGCATGCAGATGAACGGCTGGAACACGGCCTACATCAACATTCCTCAGGCCGCCGGTCTCGCTACAGAGCGTCTCAGCGGCCATGTAAAACAGCGTATTCGCTGGGCCCGCGGCATGATCCAGATCATGCGCACCGACAACCCGCTCTTTGCGAAGGGCCTCAAGCCGGCGCAGCGTCTCTGCTACTTCAACGCGATGACGCACTTCCTGTATGCGTTGCCGCGCCTCATCTTCCTGACGGCTCCGCTGATCTACCTCATCCTCGGCCAGGTCAACGTACCCGGTTACTGGGCTGCGATTCTGGCTTATGCGCTTCCGCATCTTTTCCTGTCGAGCATTACCAACTCGCGCATTCAGGGCAATCATCGCCACTCGTTCTGGAACGAGATCTACGAGACCGTACTTGCGCCGTTCATCTTTCTGCCGACCATGCTTGCACTGATCAATCCCAAGCTCGGCAGCTTCGATGTAACGGCAAAGGGCGGCGTCGTCAACCGACGATTCTTTGATACGCGCATCGCGCGGCCGTTTCTGTTCATGATGTCGCTCAACCTCCTTGGAGCGCTGCTCGCGATCCCGCGCCTCTTCTATGTCCCGTTGCCTTATATCGGCGATCTCTACGATGCGGGCCACTCCGGCACCGTCATCATGAACCTGGTCTGGGTCTGCTTCAACATGGTCATCCTTGGCGTCTGCTCCGCGGTCGCCTGGGAGAGCCAGCAGCGCCGCCAGACCGTGCGCATCGAGATGGCCGCGCCGGTCCAGGCCCGCATGGCAAATGGAAGCCTGATTCAGGGGACCACCTACGATATGTCCAGCGGCGGCCTGATGATGAAGATGGAGCGCGACTTTGTCGCTTCTCCCGGCGATTCCATCAAGCTCTCCATGCCGGTGCTCGACGGCGACGCCATCTTGCCCGCAACCGTTATCGAGATCAGCGGAAACATTATTCGCGCTCAGTTCGATCCGCTGACTCTCCAGGAAGAAGAAGCGCTGACCATGATCCTCTACTCCCGCGCGGATACCTGGCTGGGATGGGGAGAGAACCGCGAACCCGACCAGCCCATGAAGAGCCTGGGACTCATTTTGAAGCTCGCCGTAAAAGGGCTGTCGGAGACGGCAAGAGGTTTGATGAAGACTACAAAGAAGACCGCGCCGAAGGGCAAGCTCGTCACCAGCATCTCTCCGCTGCTCCTGCTGGCGCTCCTGTTTTCGGCTACAACGCTGCTCGCTCAGCCCGATCCTACTTCGGCGCTTACGGTCTCCGATACAGGGGTGCAGGCACGCACTGTTGCTCCCGGCACATTCGACAATCTCTTTACGCTTGCCGACCTCGGCGTACCCGACACCATCGTCCTTCGCGGAGTCGACGCCTACCACACCGTCTACTTCTCGTTGCCGCAGACGCAGATCGTCAAGACGGCCACGATGAAGCTGCAATACCACTTCTCACCCGGCCTGATCCCGTCGCTCAGCCATCTCAAGGTCTCGCTCAACGGAACGCTCTTCGCCACGTTGCCGGTCACCCTCAAGCCGACGCCTCCCGGCCCTTCGGATCCCAATGGCACCCGCGCCGAGAACAGCGCGCTGCTCGAAGCGACCCTCACGCTGCCAGCCGAGATGCTGGTGCGCGACAACCAGCTCACCTTCGAGTTCGTCGGCCACTACACCATGGAGTGCGAAGACCCCTCGCACACCGCGCTGTGGAGCCACGTCGACGCCACGTCGACCATCGAGCTAGCCGGCTCGCTGCTGCCGCTTAAGGACGACCTCAAGCTGCTCCCGCTGCCGTTCTACGACTCCAAGGTCAATCTGCATCCGTCGATCCCGATCGTCTTTTTTGGACAGCCGTCGCCTCGCTCTCTTCAGGCGGCAGGCATTGTCTCGTCATGGTTCGGTGTCCTCACCGACTCCCGGGCAATCCGCTTCCCAGTCTCGCTCGGCACGATCCCCGCGGGTAATGCCATCGTCATCGCCGAAAACTCAGGCGATCTTCCCGCCGGCCTCAAGGCGGGAGGCGCATCCGGCCCCACGATCACGATGCGGCCCAACCCCAACGACCCCTACTCCAAGGTGCTGGTTCTCACCGGAGACAACGCCGACGATCTGCTGACTGCCGCGCTCGGACTTGCGCTTCAGCGCGACATGCTCTCCGGCGACTCCGCGCGCATCGGATCGCTCAAGATGCCCGCTGTCCGCGAGCCCGACGACGCACCGCGCTGGCTCTCGACCGAACGCATCACTCCAGTTGGAGACATCGCGCAGACGGGCGACCTCCAGGGCGATGGCTCGGTGCCTATGCGTATCTACATGCGCGTGCCGCCTGACCTTTACTACGGCCAGATGCAGAACCTCTCCTTCCATCTCGGCTATCGGTACAACGGGATTCCCATCTCCAACGAGAGCTCGATGCAGGTCTATATGAACGACGCCTACATCAGCTCCACGCCTTTGCCCCACACGGAGAATGCCTCGGCGCAGCTCGAAACAGTAGTGCCGGTTCCCGTTGGCAACATGCGGCCGTTCTCCAACACCTTTATGTCGCAGTTCATCTTTCTGCTCGCCAAGAAAGGGAAGTGCCAGGACACCGCGCCCTACAACATGAAGGCGGCGATTCTCAAGGATTCCTATCTCGACATCAAGGACATCCCGCACTGGACCGCGCTGCCCAACCTTGAGATCTTCGCCAACGCGGGGTATCCCTTCACCCGGCGCGCCGACTTGTCCGACACGACAGTCGTTCTCCCCGGCTCTCCAGCCGCCGACGAGATCGAGACATACCTCACGCTGATGGGGCACTTCGGCAGCCAGACCGGCTATCCCGTCACCAATGTCAGCGTCACCGACGCCGACGGCATGAAGACCGACGGGCGCAAGGATTACCTCGTCATTGGCACTGTCGATGACTCGCCCGCTCTCACCAAGCTCAATCCCTCGCTTCCTGTCGTCGTCGATGGCAGCGGACTTCACATTCAGGACACGCAGGGCTTCTTCGCCTCGATGCAGCACGCCTGGTGGAAGGTCCGCAGCTCGGATCACATTCAGTCCGGCCAGCTTGAGACCGCCGGAGGCCTCCCCGACGTTCTCATTGAGGGCATGGAATGGCCTGCGCGCTCCGGACGCTCGGTTGTTCTCGTCGCCCTGCGCGACCATGCCGTCGTGCCCAACTTCCTCTCCGTCTTCCTCAAGACCGCGCAGTCCAGCGACATCTCGCAGTCGGTCAGCGTGCTGCACGGGCGCCGTTTCTCCTCCTACCGCATTGGCAACGACGTCTACTACGTCGGCTCGCTGTCGCTGTGGACGCGCATCAACCTGTTCTTCTCCCAGTTCCAGTGGTCGATGGTGCTCGGCACGTTCATCATCTGCTTCCTGCTGGCGACCATCGTCCGGGCATCGCTGCGCCACCGCGCCCGTGTGCGGCTCCAGGGAAATGACTAGGTCATCGTGAATGTGGCTGTTGAAGGGCTCAATGTTTCGCAAACGGCACGGCTTCAGCCATGCCGTTTGCGTCCACTCTAAAGGAGTCGCTCGTCTGAAACGCTCACACCACGGCCGCAGGATGTACCGCAACATGGTGGCAGCCCTCCTGCTTTCGACCGCGCTTTCGACCCTCTGCCTCGCGCAACCCGCGTGGCCGCTCTGGGACAGCTACAACCGCATCGTCATCGACCAGCAGGGCCGTGTCATCGACCATAGTGCGCAGGACCGCACCACCAGCGAAGGCCAGTCCTACGCCATGTTCTTTGCTCTTGTGGCGAACGACCGCGCGCGCTTCGACAAGCTGCTTCATTGGACGGAGATCAACCTCGCTGGCGGTGATCTCACCCAGCATCTGCCCGCCTGGAGCTGGGGCAAGGCGGGCGATGGCTCCTGGAAACCGCTCGACCTGCATCCAGCCTCGGACGCCGACCTCTGGATGGCCTACTCCCTTATCGAAGCGGGACGTCTCTGGAAGGATCCCCACTACGACCGTCTCGGAATGGCGCTGGCCGCTCAAGTCGCGCAGCAGGAGGCAGTCTTTGTTCCGGGACTTGGAACCACGCTGCTTCCCGGACCCACCGGCTTTCACCCCGACGCGCAAACCTGGATCATCAACCCCTGCTACCTCCAGCCCTCGATTCTTGCCCGCCTTTCGAAGGCGATGCCCAATGGCCCCTGGGCCGCCATCCTGGATTCGCTCGACCCCATCCTCGCTCAGGGTTCGGGCGCGGGATATGCGATGGATTGGGTTACAGCCGGAACCGGCATCCATCCCTCCGCTACTCCCACCCAGCACGCCTCGGGCGATGCAGGTTCGATGCCCGTAGGAGGCTACGAGGCCATCCGCGTCTATTTATGGCTCGGCATCGCAGACCCCGGTACGCGCAATCTGCATGGCCTTCTGGCCCGTGTTCCGGCGATGGCCTCGTATCTACAGTCGCACCCCGTTCCCCCGCAGCAGGTCGATGCGCTGGGAAGGGTCGTGAACCCCAACGGACCCCCCGGTTTCTCGGCTGCGCTCATTCCATATCTCCGCGCCCTTGGAAAAGACTCCGAGGCGAAGATCCAGTCCGACCGTCTGGCCTCCACCCGCGACGCAACAACCGGCTTGTACGGAAAGAGCGCCGACTACTATGATCAGAATCTCGCACTGTTCGCAACTGGTTGGTCCGAAGGGAGATTCCGCTTCGATCGCGACGGAAAGCTCCACGTAAAGTGGAAGTAAACATGCTTGTGAAAAGAGCTATTGGCAAAGCAGTAAATACAAGAAAAAAAGGTACAAAACCGGAAAAAAGCGGTAAGCTTCATTAGAATACGTGAGCTGTCGGCGGAAGAAATTGTCGATAGAAGTATCCCGGTAAGTGACGAGGCGAATGAGTCCAGTGAGTCCAGGAAGACCGAAAAGCCCAATTCGGATGTTCTGTGCAGCAGCCGTGCTGGGGGCAGGCGTCTTTGTTTCACTGCCGGTGCAACTTCACGCGCAGACCCAATCCGCAGCGACGCAGGCCCTGCTCGATAAGGCCCACGCCCTCGAGGTTCGCGGCCGCATGGACATGGCCTCGCAGACCTGGCAGCAGGTCCTTCTCGCCGACCCGAACAACACCGACGCTCTCGCCGGTCTCGCCCGCGCGGCCAAGATGAGCGGCAACAACAATCTTGCCGGGACATATATAGACCGGCTCCGTGCCATCAATCCCAACGACCCGAACATTCAGCGCATCGAGAACATGGGGTCGCAGCAGAACCAGTCCTCCGCTCTTGCGCAGGCGGGTAAGTTTGCCCAGTCCGGTCAGTATGCGCAGGCGATGGCCATCTATAGAAAGACCTTCGGCGATGCGCCGCCTCCAGGAGACTGGTCTCTCGCCTACTACGAGACCGAAGCCGCGATTCCTGACGACCGTCCCCACGCTATTGCCGGTCTCCGCGCACTCGTTCAGAAGTACCCCAACGACTCGCGCTACCAGATCGCTCTCGGGAGAATCCTGACCTACAATCCGGCGACTCGCGCCGAAGGCCGCCGCTTCCTCGAGAAGCACCCCAACGACCCGCAGGCCGTCGAGGCGCTGCATCAGTCGCTCGTGTGGGACCAGTCCAACCCTGCATCGGCTGCCGATATCCGTGCCTACCTTTCCAAGCACAACGATGCGCAGCTGGCGGATGCGCTCAAAAGGCAGCCGAAGCCCAGCACGGCCGTTCCGCAGACTCCCGAACAGTTAGCCGAAGCTTCAGCCGCTCGCGCCCGCAGCCAGGAAGAGCAGGCTGCCTATGCTGCTCTGAACGCCAAGCGTCTCGACGAGGCTGATACCCGCTTCAAGGCGATCCTTGCCAAGGAGCCGGACAATCCGCGCGCCCTCGCCGGTCTCGGCTATGTCCGTATGCAGCAGGGCAGCTTCGGCGGAGCGATCAGCTTCCTCGAGCAGGCCAAGCAGTATGGCGCACGCGACAGCGGACTCGACAACGCGCTCGAGACCTCGCGCTTCTACAGCACCATGGCCGATGGCCAGACTGCTCTCAACGAGAACGATCTCACCACGGCTGAGCAGAAATATCAGGAGGCGCTCTCTCTCCGTCCCAACAGCTCAGAGGCCCTTGAGGGTCTGGGCGGCACACTGCTCAAGGCGCAGCAGAACGACGCTGCGGTCGATATCTTCGAGCGTTACACCAAGGCCAAGCCCTCGTCATCCGCTGCATGGCGCGGACTCTTCATGGCGCAGTACAACGCCGGCAACGCCCCCGGGGCACTGACGACTGAACGTAAGATCCCCTCCGCCGTTCGGTCGCAGTTGATGAAGGACCCCGACTTCCTGCGCACGCTCGCCTCGGCCTACTCTGCCGTCGGCCGCGATGCCGATGCGCAGCGCGTCCTTAAGAGCGCCCTCGAACTTCCATTCCCCACCGGGGCCAAGGGGCTCAAGGTAGAGACGCAGCTTCAGTACGCCGCCCTTCTTCTGCAGGCGAACCGCCTCGATCAGGCCCAGGCCCTCTATCGGCAGGCCGTTCAGACCGATCTTTCGAACACGCAGGCATGGCAGGGGCTGGTTCGTGTCGAGCACGCGATGAAGCAGGACGATCTCGCCGTGCAGGCGCTGCAAAGCATGCCGCCGTCCAGCTACCAGATGGCGATGCGTGACCCCGGCTTCCAGACGACGGTCGCCTCCATCTATCAGTCGCAGAACAAGCTCGACATTGCCCAGGACATTCTCGAGAAGTCCGTTGCCGCACAGATGCAGGCCGGGCAGAAGCCATCGACCGGCGTTCTGCTTCAACTCGCAGGTATCTATCTCACGCGTAACAATGCGCAGGCCGCCTACCCCATCTATCGCAAAATTCTCGCTGACGATCCCCAGCGCCCCGACGCATGGAAGGGCCTGGTCACCATCCTGCACGCCACCAATCGCGACTCCGAGGCTCTCGCCCAGGTGCAGCAGATTCCGCCCGCGATTCGCCAGCAGTTGGAGAACGATCCCGAGTACCTTCAGGCAGTCGGCGCTGTCTACAACGCGCTCGGCCAGCCGCAGCAGGCGATGGTCTTTATGCAGCGCGTGCAGCAGCACTACGCGATGCAGCACGCCGCTCCTCCGGCAGACATCGATATTCAGGACGCATGGCTTCTCTATAACGGAGGCAACGACGCCGGTCTCTATCGCCAGTTGATGCTCCTCGGCG
This region of Acidobacteriota bacterium genomic DNA includes:
- the bcsA gene encoding UDP-forming cellulose synthase catalytic subunit — translated: MSDSPLWREFESGDGLLLRLLRFVIVVAGIVFLFSTAILELTWPQQLVLGLLTVLVAIWMDRSSSSYLVTLTLMIASMYSTFRYGFWRIATTGKFFFDPGSKWSVLDGFFISMLLLAEAYAFIILFLGYLQTVWPLRRTPVPLPEDPHVWPSVDLLIPTYNEPLSVVKYTALASMNIDWPADKLNVYILDDGKREEFRKFAEEAGIGYMTRDDNAHAKAGNINRALARLDSPFVAIFDCDHVPTRSFLQVTLGWFLRDNKLAMLQTPHHFYSPDPFERNLGQFRTIPNEGELFYGIVQDGNDFWNATFFCGSCAILRRTALDEIGGIAVETVTEDAHTSLRMQMNGWNTAYINIPQAAGLATERLSGHVKQRIRWARGMIQIMRTDNPLFAKGLKPAQRLCYFNAMTHFLYALPRLIFLTAPLIYLILGQVNVPGYWAAILAYALPHLFLSSITNSRIQGNHRHSFWNEIYETVLAPFIFLPTMLALINPKLGSFDVTAKGGVVNRRFFDTRIARPFLFMMSLNLLGALLAIPRLFYVPLPYIGDLYDAGHSGTVIMNLVWVCFNMVILGVCSAVAWESQQRRQTVRIEMAAPVQARMANGSLIQGTTYDMSSGGLMMKMERDFVASPGDSIKLSMPVLDGDAILPATVIEISGNIIRAQFDPLTLQEEEALTMILYSRADTWLGWGENREPDQPMKSLGLILKLAVKGLSETARGLMKTTKKTAPKGKLVTSISPLLLLALLFSATTLLAQPDPTSALTVSDTGVQARTVAPGTFDNLFTLADLGVPDTIVLRGVDAYHTVYFSLPQTQIVKTATMKLQYHFSPGLIPSLSHLKVSLNGTLFATLPVTLKPTPPGPSDPNGTRAENSALLEATLTLPAEMLVRDNQLTFEFVGHYTMECEDPSHTALWSHVDATSTIELAGSLLPLKDDLKLLPLPFYDSKVNLHPSIPIVFFGQPSPRSLQAAGIVSSWFGVLTDSRAIRFPVSLGTIPAGNAIVIAENSGDLPAGLKAGGASGPTITMRPNPNDPYSKVLVLTGDNADDLLTAALGLALQRDMLSGDSARIGSLKMPAVREPDDAPRWLSTERITPVGDIAQTGDLQGDGSVPMRIYMRVPPDLYYGQMQNLSFHLGYRYNGIPISNESSMQVYMNDAYISSTPLPHTENASAQLETVVPVPVGNMRPFSNTFMSQFIFLLAKKGKCQDTAPYNMKAAILKDSYLDIKDIPHWTALPNLEIFANAGYPFTRRADLSDTTVVLPGSPAADEIETYLTLMGHFGSQTGYPVTNVSVTDADGMKTDGRKDYLVIGTVDDSPALTKLNPSLPVVVDGSGLHIQDTQGFFASMQHAWWKVRSSDHIQSGQLETAGGLPDVLIEGMEWPARSGRSVVLVALRDHAVVPNFLSVFLKTAQSSDISQSVSVLHGRRFSSYRIGNDVYYVGSLSLWTRINLFFSQFQWSMVLGTFIICFLLATIVRASLRHRARVRLQGND
- the bcsZ gene encoding cellulase, with amino-acid sequence MFRKRHGFSHAVCVHSKGVARLKRSHHGRRMYRNMVAALLLSTALSTLCLAQPAWPLWDSYNRIVIDQQGRVIDHSAQDRTTSEGQSYAMFFALVANDRARFDKLLHWTEINLAGGDLTQHLPAWSWGKAGDGSWKPLDLHPASDADLWMAYSLIEAGRLWKDPHYDRLGMALAAQVAQQEAVFVPGLGTTLLPGPTGFHPDAQTWIINPCYLQPSILARLSKAMPNGPWAAILDSLDPILAQGSGAGYAMDWVTAGTGIHPSATPTQHASGDAGSMPVGGYEAIRVYLWLGIADPGTRNLHGLLARVPAMASYLQSHPVPPQQVDALGRVVNPNGPPGFSAALIPYLRALGKDSEAKIQSDRLASTRDATTGLYGKSADYYDQNLALFATGWSEGRFRFDRDGKLHVKWK